A single genomic interval of Lynx canadensis isolate LIC74 chromosome A2, mLynCan4.pri.v2, whole genome shotgun sequence harbors:
- the TEX45 gene encoding testis-expressed protein 45 isoform X1 codes for MISALSQVVPCPPMAMAAVALLPCPMSRLDFLKASHFALGPDPRLHLDAMQPTSHRDFPAYPGVTRALSCQEPPVRSFFRQDTRAAGAQLQSEAHRAFAPPAPQPSAPWGTRERTLATPATNLSVYAPARSRTGLSTARADFGWPELPARAREQIRGARLIFDRDSVPPGDRAKLRIPPTTYRALFPPHDACPRPRSHFGGSNTLQWDHRRQDDGTSYQRQFQALPGPPASMCKRASSSVELGDSKIGYGPVCSEQKQAYGPQGLPPDRYDKAQASAHIHYVNIRPGDGLFRDRTTEAEHFYPREPERFVLHHDQTPASHILEGNWCPGPGSLTTSVHFFHGQPLSVNKPPSCHVPHEKLQSHVGLGESSLLGQFFQTSTGTDYCSPGSIQKPQRAPTLHLLPSNLPQGTGETDFLTMNQKMLKPHRTAPASVTDEMLQRCKYNHIEPPLGGQRFFSTQYEDEFAFKFQGPAVLRSANLQDSHVPLGSPRQWVCGAGKVDPQTPQPPTYPCPSQQ; via the exons ATGATCTCCGCCCTCTCACAGGTGGTGCCTTGTCCCCCGATGGCGATGGCCGCGGTCGCCCTCCTGCCATGCCCGATGTCCCGGCTGGACTTCCTCAAGGCCTCGCACTTTGCACTAGGGCCGGATCCGCGGCTGCACCTGGACGCCATGCAACCCACGTCGCACCGGGACTTCCCGGCCTACCCGGGCGTCACCCGCGCGCTGTCGTGCCAGGAGCCGCCCGTCAGGTCCTTCTTCCGACAGGACACGCGCGCCGCAGGCGCGCAGCTCCAGTCGGAGGCGCACCGCGCGTTCGCGCCCCCGGCGCCGCAGCCGTCCGCGCCGTGGGGGACGCGGGAGCGCACCCTCGCCACGCCGGCCACCAACTTGAGCGTGTACGCGCCCGCGCGCTCCCGCACCGGCCTCTCCACCGCGCGCGCGGACTTTGGCTGGCCGGAGCTGCCGGCGCGCGCCAGAGAGCAGATCCGCGGCGCGCGCCTCATCTTCGACCGCGACTCGGTGCCTCCCGGCGACCGAGCCAAGCTGCGCATCCCGCCCACCACCTACCGGGCGCTTTTCCCGCCCCACGACGCGTGCCCGCGGCCCCGCAGCCACTTCG GGGGCAGCAACACACTCCAGTGGGACCACAGGAGACAGGACGATGGGACCTCCTACCAGAGACAGTTTCAGGCCCTGCCAGGCCCACCTGCCTCGATGTGTAAGAGG GCCTCCTCCAGTGTGGAGCTGGGAGACTCCAAGATTGGCTATGGGCCCGTGTGCTCTGAGCAGAAACAAGCCTACGGGCCCCAGGGTCTGCCCCCAGACAG GTATGACAAGGCCCAGGCCTCGGCCCACATCCACTATGTGAATATTCGTCCTGGAGATGGGCTCTTCCGTGACAGGACCACCGAGGCTGAACACTTCTACCCCCGAGAGCCAG AGCGTTTTGTTCTTCACCACGACCAGACTCCGGCATCGCACATCCTGGAAGGAAATTGGTGCCCCGGCCCGGGCAGCCTCACCACCTCCGTGCACTTCTTCCACGGCCAG CCACTGTCCGTGAAcaagccacccagctgccacGTGCCTCACGAGAAACTGCAGAGTCACGTGGGCCTAGGGGAGTCCTCGCTGCTCGGACAGTTCTTCCAGACCTCCACTGGCACAGACTACTGCTCCCCGGGCAGCATCCAGAAGCCGCAGAGAGCGCCCACTCTCCACTTGCTGCCTAGCAACCTGCCCCAGGGCACCGGCG aaacagattttttaaCCATGAACCAGAAGATGCTGAAGCCGCATAGAACAGCTCCCGCCTCCGTGACTGACGAGATGCTACAGcgg TGCAAGTATAACCACATTGAGCCCCCGCTGGGTGGACAACGCTTCTTCTCAACCCAATACGAGGATGAGTTTGCCTTCAAGTTCCAGGGCCCAGCGGTGCTGAGATCGGCCAACCTCCAGGACAGCCATGTGCCTCTGGGCTCCCCCCGCCAGTGGGTCTGTGGGGCTGGGAAGGTAGACCCTCAGACCCCCCAGCCCCCTACTTACCCATGCCCTAGCCAGCAATAA
- the TEX45 gene encoding testis-expressed protein 45 isoform X2, with translation MPPLEVVPCPPMAMAAVALLPCPMSRLDFLKASHFALGPDPRLHLDAMQPTSHRDFPAYPGVTRALSCQEPPVRSFFRQDTRAAGAQLQSEAHRAFAPPAPQPSAPWGTRERTLATPATNLSVYAPARSRTGLSTARADFGWPELPARAREQIRGARLIFDRDSVPPGDRAKLRIPPTTYRALFPPHDACPRPRSHFGGSNTLQWDHRRQDDGTSYQRQFQALPGPPASMCKRASSSVELGDSKIGYGPVCSEQKQAYGPQGLPPDRYDKAQASAHIHYVNIRPGDGLFRDRTTEAEHFYPREPERFVLHHDQTPASHILEGNWCPGPGSLTTSVHFFHGQPLSVNKPPSCHVPHEKLQSHVGLGESSLLGQFFQTSTGTDYCSPGSIQKPQRAPTLHLLPSNLPQGTGETDFLTMNQKMLKPHRTAPASVTDEMLQRCKYNHIEPPLGGQRFFSTQYEDEFAFKFQGPAVLRSANLQDSHVPLGSPRQWVCGAGKVDPQTPQPPTYPCPSQQ, from the exons ATGCCACCCCTTGAG GTGGTGCCTTGTCCCCCGATGGCGATGGCCGCGGTCGCCCTCCTGCCATGCCCGATGTCCCGGCTGGACTTCCTCAAGGCCTCGCACTTTGCACTAGGGCCGGATCCGCGGCTGCACCTGGACGCCATGCAACCCACGTCGCACCGGGACTTCCCGGCCTACCCGGGCGTCACCCGCGCGCTGTCGTGCCAGGAGCCGCCCGTCAGGTCCTTCTTCCGACAGGACACGCGCGCCGCAGGCGCGCAGCTCCAGTCGGAGGCGCACCGCGCGTTCGCGCCCCCGGCGCCGCAGCCGTCCGCGCCGTGGGGGACGCGGGAGCGCACCCTCGCCACGCCGGCCACCAACTTGAGCGTGTACGCGCCCGCGCGCTCCCGCACCGGCCTCTCCACCGCGCGCGCGGACTTTGGCTGGCCGGAGCTGCCGGCGCGCGCCAGAGAGCAGATCCGCGGCGCGCGCCTCATCTTCGACCGCGACTCGGTGCCTCCCGGCGACCGAGCCAAGCTGCGCATCCCGCCCACCACCTACCGGGCGCTTTTCCCGCCCCACGACGCGTGCCCGCGGCCCCGCAGCCACTTCG GGGGCAGCAACACACTCCAGTGGGACCACAGGAGACAGGACGATGGGACCTCCTACCAGAGACAGTTTCAGGCCCTGCCAGGCCCACCTGCCTCGATGTGTAAGAGG GCCTCCTCCAGTGTGGAGCTGGGAGACTCCAAGATTGGCTATGGGCCCGTGTGCTCTGAGCAGAAACAAGCCTACGGGCCCCAGGGTCTGCCCCCAGACAG GTATGACAAGGCCCAGGCCTCGGCCCACATCCACTATGTGAATATTCGTCCTGGAGATGGGCTCTTCCGTGACAGGACCACCGAGGCTGAACACTTCTACCCCCGAGAGCCAG AGCGTTTTGTTCTTCACCACGACCAGACTCCGGCATCGCACATCCTGGAAGGAAATTGGTGCCCCGGCCCGGGCAGCCTCACCACCTCCGTGCACTTCTTCCACGGCCAG CCACTGTCCGTGAAcaagccacccagctgccacGTGCCTCACGAGAAACTGCAGAGTCACGTGGGCCTAGGGGAGTCCTCGCTGCTCGGACAGTTCTTCCAGACCTCCACTGGCACAGACTACTGCTCCCCGGGCAGCATCCAGAAGCCGCAGAGAGCGCCCACTCTCCACTTGCTGCCTAGCAACCTGCCCCAGGGCACCGGCG aaacagattttttaaCCATGAACCAGAAGATGCTGAAGCCGCATAGAACAGCTCCCGCCTCCGTGACTGACGAGATGCTACAGcgg TGCAAGTATAACCACATTGAGCCCCCGCTGGGTGGACAACGCTTCTTCTCAACCCAATACGAGGATGAGTTTGCCTTCAAGTTCCAGGGCCCAGCGGTGCTGAGATCGGCCAACCTCCAGGACAGCCATGTGCCTCTGGGCTCCCCCCGCCAGTGGGTCTGTGGGGCTGGGAAGGTAGACCCTCAGACCCCCCAGCCCCCTACTTACCCATGCCCTAGCCAGCAATAA
- the PEX11G gene encoding peroxisomal membrane protein 11C, whose amino-acid sequence MAALSGLASALESYRGRDRLIRTLGYCCQLVGGVLVEQCPARSEVGTRLLTLSSQLSHCRTVLRLFDDMAMFIYTKQYGLGAEEEDLFVRGVSVLGNLADQLYYPCEHIAWAADAKILRVDSARWWTLSTAFWGLSLLLGIARSLWMVLKLRQRLRDPAVAFTSRLPRSKRRALEAQVQSEVLTLLSNLADLANAVHWLPPGVLWAGRFPPWLVGLLGTVSSLLSVYQAVRAGDWTEATAP is encoded by the exons ATGGCGGCGCTGAGCGGCCTGGCGTCGGCGCTGGAGTCTTACAGGGGCCGCGACCGCCTG ATCCGAACGCTGGGGTACTGTTGCCAACTGGTTGGTGGGGTCCTGGTGGAGCAGTGTCCGGCCAGGTCAGAAGTGGGGACGCGCCTGCTGACACTGTCCTCCCAACTCAGCCACTGTAGGACTGTCCTGCGACTCTTTGACGACATGGCCATGTTTATCTACACGAAGCAGTATGGCCTGGGGGCAGAG GAGGAAGACCTCTTTGTCCGCGGCGTATCCGTCCTGGGCAACCTGGCGGATCAGCTCTACTACCCCTGTGAGCACATCGCCTGGGCTGCCGATGCCAAGATCCTCCGTGTGGACTCTGCCCGGTGGTGGACACTGAGCACGGCCTTCTGGGGCCTCTCCCTGCTGCTGGGCATCGCCAG GTCGTTGTGGATGGTCCTGAAACTGAGACAGAGGCTGAGGGACCCCGCGGTGGCCTTTACCAG CCGGCTGCCGCGGAGCAAGAGGAGGGCCTTGGAGGCCCAGGTTCAGTCGGAGGTGCTGACTCTCCTGAGCAACCTGGCCGATCTGGCCAACGCCGTGCACTGGCTGCCTCCGGGCGTCCTGTGGGCCGGCCGCTTCCCCCCGTGGCTGGTGGGCCTCCTGGGCACCGTCTCCTCCCTCCTCAGTGTGTACCAGGCCGTCCGGGCCGGTGACTGGACTGAGGCCACCGCCCCCTGA